The proteins below are encoded in one region of Peribacillus muralis:
- a CDS encoding YqaI family protein: protein MADLEHPIVTEVNKTGYANLVAQPEHFGTDYFGNEVLIGDSVVLDPSNGEMVLEDSLEDYLIEVKGFQFKTAD from the coding sequence ATGGCTGACTTAGAACATCCAATTGTTACCGAAGTCAATAAAACCGGCTATGCAAATCTTGTTGCGCAGCCGGAACACTTCGGCACTGATTATTTTGGAAATGAAGTCCTTATTGGTGACTCAGTTGTCCTTGATCCTAGCAACGGTGAGATGGTTCTGGAAGATAGTTTGGAAGATTATCTAATTGAGGTTAAAGGATTTCAATTTAAAACTGCAGATTAA
- a CDS encoding RecT family recombinase, which produces MANNNSIVQYTPEINEAFKPEVLQVIRNSIAPTANDQEFLLFAHKAASYGLDPFKNEIFFIKYGNTARIQFAAEAYLSKAREQEGFQPPDTQMVCENDEFKVAKNSETKELEVVTHEIGFPRGEIIGAYSISYREGQRPVTVIMDRAEIEHMFKGQNKDNWQKWTADMFGKHVQQRALKKQYGLEFGDEDIPQPAGDAVPEYKPKERKDITPNQEVIDNPKKPSKPKNEDMDAIDEAKTEMVKKFERLGIPKGKARTEYIEKNARDIKGEPTLPQLLGLLELMDMHIDMQDAQHADADELE; this is translated from the coding sequence ATGGCAAACAATAATTCAATCGTTCAATATACACCGGAAATTAACGAAGCATTCAAACCGGAAGTGCTGCAGGTCATTCGTAATTCAATTGCTCCAACAGCCAATGATCAAGAATTTCTTTTATTCGCTCATAAGGCTGCAAGTTATGGCCTTGATCCATTCAAAAATGAAATCTTTTTCATCAAGTACGGCAATACAGCCCGCATCCAATTTGCTGCCGAAGCGTACCTTTCAAAAGCCAGGGAGCAAGAAGGGTTCCAGCCACCCGATACTCAAATGGTTTGCGAAAATGATGAATTCAAAGTTGCTAAGAATTCCGAAACCAAAGAACTTGAAGTGGTTACTCATGAAATCGGATTTCCTCGCGGGGAAATTATTGGGGCCTACTCAATATCTTACCGTGAAGGGCAACGTCCGGTAACGGTCATTATGGATCGTGCTGAAATTGAGCATATGTTTAAAGGCCAAAATAAAGATAACTGGCAGAAGTGGACAGCTGACATGTTCGGAAAACATGTGCAGCAGCGGGCGTTAAAAAAGCAGTACGGCTTAGAGTTTGGAGACGAGGATATTCCTCAGCCTGCAGGAGATGCGGTCCCTGAATACAAGCCAAAAGAGCGTAAAGACATCACTCCAAACCAGGAAGTTATCGATAATCCCAAAAAACCAAGTAAGCCAAAGAACGAAGATATGGATGCCATCGATGAAGCTAAAACAGAAATGGTAAAGAAGTTTGAAAGGCTCGGTATTCCTAAAGGTAAAGCTCGAACTGAGTACATTGAAAAGAACGCTCGGGACATTAAGGGAGAGCCCACCTTGCCGCAACTTCTCGGATTACTTGAATTAATGGACATGCACATCGATATGCAGGATGCACAGCATGCTGATGCTGACGAATTGGAATGA
- a CDS encoding MBL fold metallo-hydrolase, which translates to MKVEILASGSGGNVIAIRSSGNTILVDVGIAKTKIEKRLLEVGIRPDSIDAILITHAHSDHVKGLSLANKYHIPVFASKGEWESIKGVDSGLKRIMPGNQIISDFDVTAFKVHHDAYEPIGYSIVDKVGDKVSVCLDTGKVDSEMIETMKYSNFLIIESNHEPAMLEHSNYPNATKARILSDIGHLSNTQTAEALTKLVKGVGEKIYLTHLSSSNNMTELAKLTTIRALNRKGFKPGKDYEIEVF; encoded by the coding sequence ATGAAGGTTGAAATTTTAGCCAGTGGATCAGGCGGCAATGTGATTGCCATCCGGTCCTCTGGAAATACCATCTTAGTAGATGTAGGAATCGCTAAAACAAAGATTGAAAAAAGGCTGCTGGAGGTCGGGATTCGTCCCGACTCCATAGATGCCATTTTAATAACACATGCACATTCAGACCATGTTAAAGGTCTTTCACTGGCAAATAAATATCATATTCCTGTTTTTGCTTCGAAAGGTGAATGGGAAAGCATCAAGGGTGTGGATTCTGGTCTTAAACGAATCATGCCCGGCAATCAAATAATAAGTGATTTTGATGTAACAGCATTCAAAGTTCATCACGATGCTTATGAACCAATAGGATATTCCATTGTGGATAAAGTTGGAGATAAAGTATCAGTTTGCTTGGACACCGGCAAGGTAGATTCAGAAATGATTGAGACTATGAAATATAGCAATTTTTTGATCATAGAGTCTAATCATGAGCCGGCCATGCTTGAACATTCTAATTATCCGAATGCAACAAAGGCGCGTATTCTTTCCGACATTGGACATTTAAGCAATACACAAACTGCCGAGGCCCTAACAAAACTTGTGAAGGGCGTTGGAGAAAAAATTTATCTTACGCACTTATCCAGCAGCAACAACATGACGGAGCTGGCAAAATTAACGACGATTCGAGCACTGAATAGGAAGGGTTTTAAGCCAGGAAAAGACTATGAAATAGAGGTGTTTTGA
- a CDS encoding replication protein, with protein sequence MANPQTENGYTRIANELLEQIMKHRLNGTQFRIILAVWRRTYGFHHTTAELPISKIAEMIGANKGQAQKGLDQLIEKKIITVSDFNSKGGRKLGVNKNYEEWESGEAQAKVDPKPLKPKKVAKKRVYEEDNTYYKIAVYFHNHVKIVAKEAGIEHLIARANLQTWADDFRKLVELEEIEKHHAKEVMDWVVTDEFWRTNILSASTFRKQFAKLAVKMASQKKPSQPIKQADSRDKDIEFQQWVAGGGDPNDFNWN encoded by the coding sequence ATGGCAAATCCACAAACGGAAAATGGATACACAAGAATTGCTAATGAATTACTCGAACAGATCATGAAACACAGGTTAAACGGCACCCAGTTTCGAATTATATTAGCCGTTTGGAGAAGAACTTATGGATTTCATCATACTACTGCGGAATTACCTATTAGTAAAATCGCTGAAATGATTGGAGCTAATAAGGGCCAAGCTCAAAAAGGATTAGATCAATTAATTGAAAAGAAAATCATAACTGTTTCTGATTTCAATTCTAAGGGAGGAAGAAAATTGGGCGTAAATAAAAATTATGAGGAATGGGAATCGGGTGAGGCTCAAGCAAAAGTTGATCCTAAGCCATTAAAGCCGAAGAAAGTGGCCAAGAAGAGAGTATATGAAGAAGATAACACCTATTATAAAATAGCTGTTTATTTTCATAACCATGTCAAAATTGTCGCTAAAGAGGCCGGTATTGAGCATTTGATTGCCAGAGCAAATTTACAAACATGGGCCGATGATTTTAGGAAGCTGGTGGAACTGGAAGAAATAGAAAAGCACCATGCGAAAGAAGTTATGGATTGGGTTGTAACAGATGAGTTTTGGAGAACGAATATTTTATCTGCTTCAACATTTAGAAAGCAATTTGCCAAACTTGCGGTAAAAATGGCAAGCCAAAAGAAACCTTCTCAGCCTATAAAACAAGCCGACTCTCGAGACAAAGATATTGAGTTCCAACAGTGGGTTGCCGGGGGTGGGGATCCAAATGATTTCAACTGGAACTGA
- a CDS encoding replicative DNA helicase: MISTGTEMAAEQSVLGAVFLDPDVLDEITFLEERDFLIPKHKEIYKVMRFLEKRGKPVDIITVTDAYVKFGNIEKIGGVPYLSDLAASCPTTANVKFHAEMIRSKAMERRIKNTAQIIEGMSRSDYETDEEFFSYVEQLVTELRPVDNAKMLSFSESREEYYKHLKTPAEFIKTGFSEYDKWAQGIWRGWLFISAGRPSVGKTALALQRINGVAKQKEGVVLVWSQEMKRDSLKDRMISAETGIPFQRIKMKDLNQKEQKLVDMAYDNFEYLPIFMQDSSGVTIDEIKATAKQFKRKHGKIAMIVVDYLQIMSIPQTNGDTRALAIGRVTGQAKQIAMEQNCCFMMLSQMTRESDKGGIARRPVLADLKESSFIEQDADVVEFLWSEGERTSQGKIINQTFAKGRDIGVNEFKLLFLNWKQKFTELPREVKQA; this comes from the coding sequence ATGATTTCAACTGGAACTGAAATGGCTGCTGAGCAATCAGTTTTAGGAGCAGTCTTCCTGGATCCGGATGTTCTTGATGAAATTACATTTTTGGAAGAACGGGATTTTCTTATTCCTAAGCATAAAGAGATTTATAAAGTAATGAGATTCCTAGAAAAACGTGGGAAACCCGTGGATATCATTACGGTGACCGATGCTTACGTTAAATTCGGGAATATCGAAAAAATCGGTGGTGTTCCTTATCTATCTGATTTAGCTGCATCCTGTCCCACCACTGCAAATGTGAAATTCCATGCTGAAATGATTCGTTCTAAAGCAATGGAACGCAGGATTAAAAATACAGCTCAAATCATCGAAGGAATGTCCAGGAGTGATTATGAAACGGACGAAGAATTCTTTTCCTATGTGGAGCAGCTGGTAACCGAATTAAGACCAGTTGATAATGCTAAGATGCTTAGTTTTTCAGAGTCGCGAGAGGAATACTACAAGCATTTAAAAACGCCGGCCGAGTTCATCAAGACGGGATTCTCTGAATATGACAAGTGGGCCCAAGGAATATGGAGGGGCTGGCTTTTCATTAGTGCTGGAAGACCTTCAGTTGGGAAAACGGCTTTAGCTTTGCAAAGGATAAATGGTGTTGCTAAGCAAAAGGAAGGTGTCGTGCTTGTATGGAGTCAAGAAATGAAAAGAGATTCTTTAAAAGACCGGATGATTTCAGCTGAAACAGGTATACCATTCCAAAGAATTAAAATGAAAGACTTGAATCAAAAGGAGCAAAAGCTTGTTGATATGGCGTATGACAATTTCGAATACCTTCCCATCTTTATGCAGGACAGCTCAGGTGTCACAATCGATGAAATCAAGGCTACTGCCAAGCAGTTTAAGAGGAAGCACGGAAAGATAGCCATGATCGTGGTGGACTATTTACAAATCATGAGTATCCCTCAGACCAATGGTGATACCAGGGCACTGGCAATTGGACGAGTCACAGGTCAAGCGAAACAAATAGCCATGGAGCAGAACTGTTGCTTTATGATGTTGTCACAAATGACCAGGGAGTCTGATAAGGGTGGAATTGCTAGAAGACCGGTTTTAGCTGATTTGAAGGAATCAAGTTTCATTGAACAGGATGCCGATGTAGTTGAATTCCTTTGGAGTGAAGGCGAAAGGACTTCCCAAGGAAAGATCATCAATCAGACTTTTGCAAAAGGTCGGGATATTGGCGTTAACGAATTCAAATTACTTTTCCTTAACTGGAAGCAAAAATTCACGGAGTTGCCAAGAGAGGTAAAGCAGGCATGA
- a CDS encoding DUF3983 domain-containing protein: MKPKRKRRLKKSLAKRRKDRLNRAWRNIFVKSGYLKSNEGADIHG, translated from the coding sequence ATGAAACCAAAACGGAAACGTCGATTGAAAAAGTCTTTAGCCAAAAGACGGAAGGATCGTTTGAATCGCGCTTGGAGAAACATTTTTGTTAAGTCAGGTTATTTAAAAAGTAACGAAGGGGCTGATATTCATGGCTAA
- a CDS encoding ArpU family phage packaging/lysis transcriptional regulator, whose protein sequence is MGQLSFFPDVDEKEVRRVVARQLKQYKALKVAVTNKSEQIDEGKENIFPILNSEQSDKTIIVRQIDRALENALDEVEREIIKRKYLSQSRMKDITVYLDMGLTKDQYYNQKREAIRLIATALGII, encoded by the coding sequence ATGGGACAATTATCTTTCTTTCCGGATGTTGATGAAAAAGAGGTTCGTCGGGTTGTTGCCCGGCAACTGAAACAATACAAAGCACTTAAAGTCGCTGTTACAAATAAATCTGAACAGATAGACGAAGGTAAAGAAAATATATTTCCGATTCTAAATAGCGAGCAAAGCGATAAAACAATAATCGTGAGACAAATAGATCGAGCGTTAGAAAATGCCCTTGATGAGGTCGAACGAGAAATTATTAAAAGAAAATACCTGTCTCAATCAAGAATGAAGGACATCACGGTATATTTAGATATGGGGTTAACAAAGGATCAGTATTATAATCAAAAAAGAGAAGCTATCAGACTTATTGCAACAGCACTTGGAATTATCTGA
- a CDS encoding DUF2971 domain-containing protein, with the protein MTITDKHRAYGEAMNFESVYDYSEQYKVNDNPTVWKYMSMEKFKSLLDEKALYFSKPSGFVDPLEGSYSHWDIKQRDTGGNTRDYMKRIQEFSAISCWHINDHESAAMWDLYLGGGDGIAIKTTYKDLYNSIHDPYIIFSGKLQYIDFYKDMTSENVFDTLFYKRKSFSFENELRLMIIASRIDHKNLTKQFENEGIPMQDWDGLIDDLEEKSYEFSHPNGNLVSCDLNNLIHSIYVSPKSPPEVVDKVKSMVKEIGMSSEIIVKSNLYEDYIY; encoded by the coding sequence ATGACTATTACAGATAAACATAGGGCTTATGGCGAAGCAATGAACTTTGAGTCAGTTTATGATTACAGTGAACAATATAAGGTGAATGATAATCCAACGGTTTGGAAATACATGAGCATGGAAAAATTCAAATCTTTATTGGACGAGAAAGCACTTTACTTTTCCAAACCAAGTGGATTTGTCGACCCGCTTGAAGGGAGCTATTCACACTGGGATATAAAGCAAAGGGATACTGGGGGAAATACTAGAGATTATATGAAAAGGATTCAAGAGTTTTCAGCTATTTCTTGTTGGCATATTAACGACCATGAGTCTGCTGCAATGTGGGATTTATATTTGGGTGGAGGTGATGGAATAGCTATAAAAACGACTTATAAAGATCTATACAATTCAATCCATGATCCATACATAATCTTTAGTGGGAAATTGCAATATATAGATTTTTATAAGGACATGACGAGTGAAAATGTCTTTGACACGCTTTTTTATAAACGCAAATCATTTTCTTTTGAGAATGAACTTAGATTGATGATTATCGCGAGCAGAATTGATCATAAAAATCTTACAAAGCAATTTGAAAACGAAGGTATACCAATGCAAGATTGGGATGGGCTTATTGATGATCTTGAAGAAAAGTCTTATGAATTTTCACATCCCAATGGAAATTTAGTATCATGTGATCTAAATAATTTAATTCACTCCATATATGTATCACCAAAGTCACCACCTGAAGTTGTTGATAAAGTTAAGTCAATGGTCAAAGAAATTGGAATGTCTAGCGAAATAATAGTTAAGTCAAATTTATATGAAGATTATATATATTAA
- a CDS encoding type II toxin-antitoxin system HicA family toxin, which yields MKSYSSRELIKMIEDDGWYIVNVVGSHHQYKHPTKEGKVTIPHPKKDFPKKTQKNILKQSGLL from the coding sequence ATGAAATCATACTCTTCAAGAGAATTAATCAAGATGATAGAGGATGATGGATGGTACATAGTAAATGTTGTGGGAAGCCATCATCAATACAAACATCCTACTAAAGAAGGAAAAGTCACGATACCACATCCGAAGAAAGACTTTCCTAAAAAAACACAAAAGAATATTCTTAAGCAATCGGGGTTATTATAA
- a CDS encoding type II toxin-antitoxin system HicB family antitoxin, whose product MSFENKYLFPAVFDYADDGISVEFPDLPGCLTCGDNDAEALEMAKEAMGLHLYGMEKDGDSIPEASAIQEIKVSKNQVIVLIEVWMPLVRDQIENQAVKKTLTVPKWLDDLAKEKNVNFSRVLQDALKSLLGTGDKY is encoded by the coding sequence ATGAGTTTTGAGAATAAATATTTATTCCCAGCTGTATTTGATTATGCAGATGATGGAATCAGTGTAGAGTTTCCTGATTTACCAGGTTGCTTAACGTGCGGGGATAATGATGCAGAAGCCTTGGAGATGGCCAAGGAAGCAATGGGACTTCACTTGTATGGAATGGAGAAGGACGGGGATAGTATTCCTGAAGCTTCAGCTATACAAGAAATTAAGGTATCCAAGAATCAAGTCATTGTTTTGATTGAAGTATGGATGCCACTTGTTAGGGATCAAATAGAAAATCAAGCAGTAAAGAAGACTCTTACCGTTCCTAAGTGGTTGGATGATTTAGCGAAGGAAAAGAACGTGAACTTCTCCAGAGTTCTTCAAGATGCACTTAAAAGCTTACTTGGCACAGGTGACAAATACTAA
- a CDS encoding HNH endonuclease, translating into MAEYKTDAQKKKFYRTSDWNELRLEALERDNYECQQCKREGRVHVDSKKVEGERKTIELNVHHKYEIEDYPQLALVLDNLTTLCLNCHNKMHDRVFGATKPKKWDDERW; encoded by the coding sequence ATGGCTGAGTACAAGACCGATGCACAGAAGAAGAAGTTTTATCGCACCAGTGATTGGAACGAGCTAAGGCTTGAAGCTTTAGAGAGGGACAACTACGAGTGCCAACAGTGTAAGCGTGAAGGTCGAGTGCATGTGGACTCAAAGAAGGTTGAAGGAGAACGCAAGACCATTGAACTGAACGTCCATCATAAGTATGAGATTGAAGACTATCCGCAGCTGGCGTTGGTATTGGATAACCTTACTACATTATGTCTAAACTGCCATAACAAGATGCATGACCGTGTGTTTGGTGCGACAAAGCCGAAGAAGTGGGATGATGAAAGGTGGTAA
- a CDS encoding P27 family phage terminase small subunit, with protein sequence MSGTVKISNMEKQLMMRINCDDLIEVDKVKRYIAIVKQIRKLQVVINKDGVMMTTINASQEFIKTNPALNELNKLTKTLIALEKSIKFEMMDVPVITEDEEKDNDEPNVSDLY encoded by the coding sequence GTGAGCGGAACGGTAAAAATATCGAATATGGAAAAACAGTTGATGATGAGAATTAATTGTGACGATTTAATTGAAGTTGATAAAGTTAAGCGTTATATAGCCATTGTTAAGCAAATTAGGAAACTTCAAGTTGTAATCAATAAAGACGGCGTCATGATGACGACCATTAATGCAAGTCAAGAATTCATTAAAACAAATCCTGCATTAAACGAGTTAAATAAGCTCACAAAAACCCTAATTGCTCTTGAAAAATCGATTAAATTTGAAATGATGGATGTCCCAGTTATAACAGAGGATGAAGAGAAGGATAATGACGAACCCAATGTCAGTGATCTATATTGA
- a CDS encoding terminase TerL endonuclease subunit, with protein sequence MIKQKYVDAYIVAWREGRAIFNQERIELINQLETEVLNRDDIYFDERQIDQCINYIEKWYFKLELFQKFIIAFIFLKYKERDKLFYKDIVIVIARGNGKNGLISGLADYFISPGHGIEGYNVDVVANSEDQAETSVKEIYNMKEKNKNFMKNFFSWTKTKITGKAALAEFKFRTSNADTKDGGRPGCLIFDEWHIYEDTKLINTLSSGLGKVKHRRRIYISTNGHVRGGFFDRFIEQCVEILKGGSMRKNRFVFICKMDSKDEVENPELWEKANPMFSQPRSPYAEELFDTIMDEYLDLEDDPSGRPEFMAKRMNLPQQDNTVKVASWEDIEATNRPIPYERLQNKMCIGAIDFSFIKDFTACGVLFKDGDNYIWESHQFARREFIKEANLKPPIFEWEEQGLITLLDEPVINISYMVNYFCEMREKYGLNTIVGDTFRLDIVKQALEQAGFKVLYIQNPHAIYAKLAPRIEMLFAQKRIIFGDNPLMRWNTNNIVVKIKNDGNKDFVKKDEVKRKTDGFSAFVYALWQADELEEIDIDGALDILESLNF encoded by the coding sequence TTGATTAAACAAAAGTATGTCGATGCTTATATTGTGGCATGGCGTGAAGGTCGCGCTATTTTTAATCAAGAACGTATTGAATTAATAAATCAGTTGGAAACCGAAGTGCTTAATCGAGACGATATATATTTCGATGAAAGGCAAATTGATCAATGCATTAATTACATTGAAAAATGGTACTTTAAATTAGAACTTTTTCAAAAGTTTATTATTGCATTCATATTCCTTAAATATAAAGAACGCGACAAACTATTTTATAAAGACATTGTGATTGTTATTGCTCGTGGAAATGGAAAGAATGGTCTGATTTCTGGGCTTGCTGATTACTTCATCAGTCCCGGTCATGGAATAGAAGGATATAACGTAGATGTTGTGGCCAACAGTGAAGATCAAGCCGAAACGTCTGTAAAAGAAATATATAACATGAAAGAGAAGAACAAGAACTTCATGAAGAACTTCTTTTCCTGGACCAAGACAAAGATTACCGGTAAAGCTGCTCTTGCTGAATTCAAGTTCCGGACATCCAATGCTGACACAAAAGATGGTGGCCGCCCTGGGTGTTTGATTTTTGATGAGTGGCATATTTACGAAGATACAAAACTCATAAACACGCTAAGCTCAGGATTAGGGAAAGTAAAACATAGAAGAAGAATTTATATTTCCACCAACGGTCATGTCCGTGGTGGTTTTTTCGATAGATTCATTGAGCAATGTGTTGAAATATTAAAAGGCGGCAGCATGCGTAAGAACCGTTTTGTTTTCATTTGCAAAATGGATAGTAAGGATGAAGTCGAAAATCCGGAGTTGTGGGAAAAGGCTAATCCTATGTTTAGTCAGCCAAGAAGCCCGTATGCTGAAGAACTGTTTGACACCATTATGGATGAATATTTAGATCTGGAAGATGACCCCTCTGGGCGCCCTGAGTTTATGGCAAAAAGGATGAATCTCCCACAACAAGATAATACGGTTAAGGTTGCTTCTTGGGAAGATATTGAAGCAACTAATAGACCTATTCCATACGAAAGATTGCAAAATAAAATGTGTATAGGTGCAATTGATTTTTCTTTTATTAAAGATTTTACAGCATGCGGTGTTTTATTTAAGGATGGCGATAATTATATTTGGGAAAGTCATCAATTTGCAAGGCGTGAATTTATCAAAGAAGCAAATTTAAAACCTCCAATATTTGAGTGGGAGGAACAGGGGTTAATTACGTTATTGGATGAGCCCGTTATTAATATCAGTTATATGGTCAATTACTTTTGTGAAATGAGAGAGAAATATGGGCTGAATACCATTGTTGGGGATACCTTCCGTCTGGATATTGTAAAACAAGCACTAGAACAAGCGGGATTTAAAGTTTTATATATACAAAATCCTCATGCCATCTATGCAAAACTTGCTCCTAGAATTGAAATGCTCTTTGCCCAAAAGCGTATTATTTTTGGTGACAATCCATTGATGAGGTGGAACACAAATAACATTGTTGTAAAAATTAAAAATGATGGTAATAAAGATTTTGTCAAAAAAGATGAAGTGAAGAGAAAGACTGATGGATTTTCAGCTTTTGTATATGCTCTTTGGCAAGCTGATGAACTCGAAGAAATAGATATAGATGGGGCGTTAGATATTTTAGAAAGTTTGAATTTCTAA
- a CDS encoding phage portal protein — MGFLADIFNRNSEIGSSFDFEWITEASKRVYLKSIALETCINFIGRTISQSDFRMMENNKRIRDDWDYLLNVRPNTDQSAADFWQRFIYELIHENEVLVILSDTNDLLIADSFIRNELALYPDTFESVVVKNYQFKRSFKMDEVIYLNYNNERLTKFLDGLFTDYGELFGRMMEAAMRGYQIRGTVEVETVQSLEDKKQNKLQGYIDRVFSSIKNNAVAIIPLLKGFKYNEIADGEVAGPSIDDLSKLKKSITNDVAEILGIPTALVHGEMADLEKSMKAYIKFCVGPLLKKIQDELNAKLITKKDYQEGKKFDIKGIQEKAVIENAEAVDKLVASGAFTRNQVRVLFGEERSDNPELDEFVITKNYQAAGTVEGGETK, encoded by the coding sequence ATCGGATTCTTAGCTGATATTTTTAATCGTAACAGTGAAATCGGATCTTCATTTGATTTTGAATGGATCACGGAAGCATCGAAACGAGTTTATTTAAAGTCCATAGCATTAGAGACTTGTATTAACTTCATCGGACGGACCATTTCTCAGTCAGATTTTCGTATGATGGAAAATAATAAACGGATCCGAGATGATTGGGATTACTTGCTTAATGTAAGACCTAACACCGATCAATCAGCTGCAGATTTCTGGCAGCGATTTATTTATGAGTTGATTCATGAAAATGAGGTTCTTGTAATTTTGTCTGATACAAATGATTTATTAATAGCTGACAGTTTTATCAGAAACGAACTTGCTTTGTATCCTGATACGTTTGAATCGGTGGTGGTTAAAAACTATCAATTTAAACGTTCCTTCAAAATGGATGAAGTGATTTATTTAAATTACAACAATGAGCGTTTGACCAAGTTCTTAGATGGTTTGTTTACTGATTACGGGGAATTATTCGGCCGAATGATGGAGGCCGCCATGCGCGGTTACCAAATCAGAGGGACTGTAGAGGTTGAGACAGTTCAATCATTGGAAGATAAGAAACAAAATAAGCTGCAGGGATACATTGATCGGGTATTTAGTTCAATAAAGAACAATGCAGTGGCCATTATTCCTTTGTTGAAAGGATTTAAGTACAACGAAATTGCAGATGGTGAGGTTGCAGGTCCCTCCATTGACGATTTATCGAAGTTAAAGAAATCTATAACGAATGATGTTGCTGAAATACTTGGTATCCCTACGGCACTTGTTCATGGAGAGATGGCTGATTTAGAAAAGTCGATGAAAGCCTATATAAAGTTTTGCGTTGGCCCATTATTAAAGAAAATTCAAGATGAGTTGAACGCCAAATTAATTACCAAAAAGGATTATCAGGAGGGTAAAAAATTCGATATTAAAGGCATTCAAGAAAAAGCAGTCATTGAGAACGCTGAAGCCGTCGACAAGCTGGTTGCATCAGGCGCGTTCACACGGAATCAAGTACGTGTTCTTTTTGGTGAAGAGCGTTCTGACAATCCGGAATTAGATGAATTTGTTATTACTAAAAACTATCAGGCTGCAGGTACTGTTGAAGGAGGTGAGACTAAGTGA
- a CDS encoding head maturation protease, ClpP-related: MTKKIQAIPYKFLNQTNGEEHEMIISGAIGKSGWFYTATSAQDVRNALAEITAPTVRIKLNSGGGDADQGVEIYNYLKDLDKHIVVEVTSLAASAASIIAMGADEVIMRTGSRMMIHEAATFAYGTKQDIKKTLNALETYDESIISIYQQKTGNSREEIAKLIEAETWMTAEQAVKDGFADKVEYEPRENSKEGITDEQLQEIINTVTNNLKQNNKQNNEPHPSVPTAPEPVMTKRKGFIF, translated from the coding sequence GTGACGAAAAAAATTCAAGCAATCCCTTATAAGTTTTTGAATCAAACCAATGGAGAAGAGCATGAAATGATTATTTCAGGTGCCATTGGCAAAAGTGGTTGGTTTTATACGGCTACTAGTGCACAAGATGTTCGTAATGCATTGGCTGAAATTACGGCACCCACAGTGCGAATCAAATTAAATAGCGGTGGTGGCGATGCTGATCAAGGGGTGGAAATCTACAATTACTTAAAAGATCTGGATAAGCATATCGTTGTGGAGGTGACATCGTTGGCCGCATCGGCTGCATCGATAATTGCGATGGGGGCGGATGAGGTGATTATGCGAACTGGATCAAGAATGATGATTCATGAAGCAGCAACCTTTGCATATGGGACTAAGCAAGACATCAAGAAGACTCTTAATGCCCTTGAGACATATGATGAATCGATCATATCCATCTATCAACAAAAGACAGGTAATAGCCGTGAGGAAATAGCTAAATTAATTGAGGCTGAAACCTGGATGACGGCCGAGCAGGCTGTTAAGGATGGCTTTGCTGACAAAGTGGAATATGAACCGAGAGAAAATTCAAAAGAAGGCATCACGGACGAACAACTACAAGAAATCATTAATACTGTTACCAACAATTTAAAACAAAATAATAAACAAAACAATGAACCTCATCCATCTGTCCCAACTGCGCCTGAGCCAGTTATGACAAAACGTAAAGGGTTCATTTTTTAA